The following proteins are encoded in a genomic region of Amia ocellicauda isolate fAmiCal2 chromosome 6, fAmiCal2.hap1, whole genome shotgun sequence:
- the cpb2 gene encoding carboxypeptidase B2 — translation MKLLLTAAFLSFCLFEHCIFLQTRDQVFSITAGTLQDVAIIKNVSSLPKTVLWQPASPEYIGVGAEVHLYISGSTVETIKQQLKQHGITYKVLLEDAQQLMEKQTRNDSGDPRSSNNFLERYHPLEEIYNWILKTTQDNPNMVKTILIGSSFEKEPLYVLKLSVGESSSKKAMWIDCGIHAREWISPAFCMWFVQHAIDNYKLNPEIAELLNNMEIYVLPVMNPDGYKYTWTTNRMWRKNRALYTHSDCVGADLNRNFDANWCTEGSSQLPCDQTYCGLFPESELEARAVAGFLRHKRDIMKLYISIHSYSQMLLFPYSYTYREADNHNELYELVRDAAAKIKRHYRTIYKYGSGSHTIYLAPGGSDDWAYDLGIKYSFTFELQDRGQYGFLLPPDRIKTACNEALTAVKSVATEVMKKTH, via the exons ATGAAGCTTCTTTTGACAGCTgcctttttgtctttttgtctttttgaaCATTGCATATTCCTGCAAACAAG AGATCAAGTCTTTTCAATCACTGCAGGGACACTTCAAGACGTTGCCATTATCAAGAATGTGTCGAGCCTACCCAAG ACAGTACTATGGCAGCCTGCTTCACCTGAATACATTGGAGTTGGAGCAGAGGTTCACCTGTATATTTCTGGATCGACCGTGgagacaataaaacaacagttaAAACAACATGGAATTACATACAA agtcctgttggaagatgccCAACAGCTGATGGAAAAGCAAACCAGAAATGATTCCGGTGACCCACGGAGTTCTAATAACTTTTTGGAAAGATATCATCCACTGGAGGAA ATATATAACTGGATACTTAAAACAACTCAAGACAATCCAAACATGGTGAAGACCATCCTGATTGGATCATCATTTGAAAAGGAGCCCCTTTATGTTTTGAAG TTGTCAGTAGGAGAAAGCTCCTCTAAGAAAGCCATGTGGATAGACTGTGGGATTCACGCCAGAGAGTGGATCTCCCCAGCTTTCTGTATGTGGTTTGTTCAACAC GCCATTGACAATTACAAACTGAATCCTGAAATCGCAGAACTGCTTAACAACATGGAGATTTACGTTCTTCCAGTCATGAATCCTGATGGGTATAAGTACACTTGGACCACG AATAGAATGTGGAGAAAGAACCGTGCTTTGTACACGCACAGTGACTGCGTAGGGGCTGACCTGAACAGGAACTTTGATGCAAACTGGTGCA CGGAGGGATCCTCTCAATTACCATGTGATCAAACCTACTGTGGTCTCTTCCCTGAGTCGGAGCTGGAGGCGAGAGCTGTGGCCGGCTTCCTGCGCCACAAAAGGGACATCATGAAGCTTTATATCTCCATCCACTCCTATTCCCAGATGTTGCTTTTCCCCTATTCATACACCTACAGGGAAGCAGATAACCACAATGAATTG TATGAATTAGTAAGAGATGcagcagcaaaaataaaaagacattacAGAACCATCTACAAATATGGCTCTGGATCACATACAATCT aTCTCGCCCCTGGTGGATCTGACGACTGGGCCTACGACCTCGGGATTAAGTATTCTTTCACGTTCGAGCTCCAGGACAGGGGCCAATATGGATTTCTCCTCCCACCCGACAGGATCAAAACAGCCTGCAACGAAGCCCTCACTGCAGTGAAGAGTGTTGCGACTGAAGTCATGAAGAAAACACATTGA